From Vicinamibacteria bacterium, one genomic window encodes:
- a CDS encoding GGDEF domain-containing protein — protein sequence MEVLAVLKHGEFSGLALEPEVSERDCESLHDRDRERIFRFFRLNLSPREVEYHWQRLLLHRSRFPANGGRKVDLRTAAFDYFLNETDLLVEPLVMETEALRQTELMAYFDRLTGLHNYAYFESEVKTEVARARRYQTSLCLLLLDLDGFKQVNDTLGHRKGNEVLRDVGQLLLTRLRSSDLVARFGGDEFAMLLHRTDPENGQRVAQSLCESIDGQFRQGPFARLSRPLTASFGLSALPTHAEDEVRLFELADQALYRAKRSGGNRVVHAS from the coding sequence ATGGAGGTGCTTGCGGTGTTGAAGCACGGAGAGTTCAGCGGGCTAGCGCTCGAACCCGAGGTCTCGGAGCGTGACTGCGAATCGTTGCACGATCGGGATCGCGAGAGGATCTTTCGCTTTTTTCGTCTGAACTTGAGCCCCAGGGAAGTGGAGTACCACTGGCAACGGCTTCTCTTGCATCGTTCTCGGTTTCCCGCGAATGGAGGAAGGAAGGTCGATCTCCGGACGGCCGCCTTTGATTACTTTCTCAACGAGACCGATCTTCTGGTCGAACCGCTCGTCATGGAAACGGAGGCGCTCCGGCAAACCGAGCTCATGGCGTATTTCGACCGCCTGACCGGCCTCCACAACTATGCTTACTTCGAGAGCGAGGTCAAAACCGAGGTCGCCCGCGCCCGGCGTTATCAGACTTCCCTATGTCTGCTTCTGCTCGACCTCGACGGCTTCAAACAAGTCAACGACACCCTTGGCCATCGAAAGGGAAACGAGGTCCTTCGCGACGTGGGCCAATTGCTCCTCACCCGCCTGCGTTCTAGCGACCTGGTGGCACGCTTCGGCGGTGACGAATTCGCGATGCTCCTGCATCGAACCGATCCCGAGAACGGCCAGCGAGTGGCCCAGAGCCTTTGTGAGAGCATTGACGGCCAGTTCCGCCAAGGGCCCTTCGCTCGGTTGTCACGGCCGTTGACCGCGAGCTTTGGTCTGAGCGCTCTTCCCACGCACGCCGAAGACGAAGTCCGATTGTTCGAGCTCGCCGACCAGGCCCTCTACCGCGCCAAGCGATCCGGGGGAAACCGAGTCGTGCACGCTTCCTGA
- a CDS encoding cytochrome c3 family protein gives MSLFLCAEAFWFLAAVPSAYRENPEFIGAERCKLCHRAIYESWSKTAHARTGDSIPEPLESCGACHDTSPERRGRVECEACHGAGGNYWPAEVMIDSEKAVMAGLLYPSESTCLVCHDNDEPDHRRDFVLPPPSDWSGVIHVLPEP, from the coding sequence GTGAGCCTGTTCCTGTGTGCGGAGGCGTTCTGGTTTTTGGCCGCGGTGCCATCCGCTTATCGCGAGAATCCGGAGTTCATCGGCGCCGAGCGCTGCAAACTGTGCCACCGGGCGATCTACGAGTCGTGGTCGAAGACGGCTCACGCTCGCACCGGGGATTCCATTCCCGAGCCACTCGAGTCGTGCGGGGCCTGCCACGACACATCGCCGGAAAGGCGGGGCCGCGTCGAATGCGAAGCATGTCACGGAGCGGGCGGTAACTACTGGCCGGCCGAGGTGATGATTGATTCCGAAAAGGCGGTGATGGCCGGCCTCCTGTATCCATCGGAATCAACCTGCCTCGTTTGTCACGACAACGACGAGCCCGATCACCGTCGAGATTTCGTCTTGCCTCCACCGTCGGATTGGAGCGGGGTGATCCACGTGCTTCCGGAACCGTGA
- a CDS encoding endonuclease/exonuclease/phosphatase family protein, with protein sequence MSSDTYALVEELKPHYEALARCRSTPELRELPLYRQLEPIVERVLNTAVHACFGERSASAKARYRVVSWNLERGIELPGQLEAMRRHPYLRDADLFLLTETDIGMARSGNHDVARTLARELGLEYAFAPCYLNLAKGAGVEYDVEGENTVGLHGNAILSRYPLISPRSIPLENGKDKMAGREKRLGNQSALVVEVEFPQRTLTAVSVHLDAQSRQRHRRDQMRDVLEAIGGKEAAIIGGDWNTTTHNSSRALPAILGYWLRVFLGVDRSIQHYLHPYRWFERELFALLESRDFDYRACNALGTRTMSYDVACAKTRQNLGEWVPGWCFAFLRWALRRHGGRCPFKVDWFATRGLRAENPVVLHEFREGLEVPLSDHDPIGVDLVFPSAIS encoded by the coding sequence TTGAGTTCGGATACCTACGCCCTCGTTGAGGAGCTCAAGCCTCACTATGAGGCACTGGCGCGGTGCCGGTCTACTCCGGAGCTGCGCGAGCTCCCACTCTATCGGCAGCTCGAGCCCATCGTGGAGCGGGTCTTGAACACCGCCGTTCATGCCTGCTTCGGCGAGCGCTCGGCGTCCGCCAAGGCAAGGTATCGTGTCGTCTCCTGGAACCTCGAGCGAGGCATCGAGCTCCCGGGGCAGCTCGAGGCGATGCGACGTCATCCGTACTTGAGGGACGCCGACCTCTTCTTGTTGACCGAGACGGACATCGGCATGGCTCGATCGGGAAATCACGACGTGGCGCGTACCCTGGCGCGGGAGCTTGGGCTCGAGTATGCCTTCGCGCCGTGCTATCTCAATCTGGCCAAAGGTGCCGGAGTCGAATACGACGTAGAGGGTGAGAATACGGTTGGACTGCATGGAAACGCGATTCTGAGCCGCTATCCTTTGATATCGCCCCGGTCGATTCCACTCGAGAACGGCAAAGACAAGATGGCGGGGCGAGAAAAGCGGCTAGGAAACCAGTCCGCTCTCGTCGTCGAGGTGGAATTCCCCCAGCGCACGCTGACGGCGGTCTCGGTTCATCTGGACGCTCAGTCGCGTCAGCGGCACCGGCGCGACCAGATGCGCGATGTGCTGGAGGCCATCGGGGGAAAGGAGGCAGCCATCATCGGGGGGGACTGGAACACGACGACTCACAATTCGTCGCGAGCGCTCCCCGCGATCCTGGGTTACTGGCTTCGAGTCTTCCTTGGAGTCGATCGTTCCATCCAGCATTACCTCCACCCCTATCGATGGTTCGAGCGGGAGCTCTTCGCGCTCTTGGAGTCCAGGGACTTCGACTATCGCGCCTGCAACGCGCTCGGCACCCGTACGATGTCGTACGACGTCGCCTGTGCCAAGACCCGCCAGAATCTGGGCGAGTGGGTTCCCGGTTGGTGTTTCGCCTTTCTCCGGTGGGCGCTCCGACGCCACGGGGGGCGTTGCCCCTTCAAAGTGGACTGGTTTGCTACCCGGGGCTTGAGAGCGGAGAACCCGGTGGTGCTGCATGAGTTTCGCGAGGGACTCGAGGTTCCGCTCTCCGACCACGATCCCATCGGGGTGGACCTAGTCTTTCCGTCAGCGATAAGCTGA
- a CDS encoding trypsin-like peptidase domain-containing protein, with the protein MSTLAAVVGLGLVGCEIGTEPPSSEPSAAPSVTPAAPPPITPPPPPPAPVASTVVQGVASLEEQVIHVFEAAGPGVVNITSRSLGYDFFLRAVPQEGSGSGFVYDEAGHIVTNFHVIERAREVYVTFFDETRVEAQVVGVDPSNDLAVIKVDVPRDLLRPIPVESSDDLRVGRFVVAIGNPFGLQQTLTTGVVSSLGRVIEGPDGRFIGEIIQTDAAINPGNSGGPLLDLDGDVIGVNTAIISPSQASAGIGFAIPSRTLRRVLPELIGRGRYAHPWLGVRLMNVSDNLATLLNRNGVRTPGGGGIVVYEVVGRGPAARAGIQGPSRLGRLGNLTIPLEADYILAIDDAPIKTDRDLTVLLETRYRVGDRVKVTLWRDGRVMEVDVELGERPE; encoded by the coding sequence GTGAGCACCCTGGCAGCCGTGGTCGGGCTGGGCCTCGTTGGTTGCGAGATCGGTACCGAGCCACCCTCGAGCGAACCGTCTGCCGCGCCGTCGGTCACGCCCGCCGCTCCCCCTCCGATCACCCCGCCTCCGCCGCCACCCGCGCCGGTCGCCTCGACCGTCGTCCAGGGAGTGGCCTCGCTCGAGGAGCAGGTCATTCACGTGTTCGAGGCCGCAGGACCGGGCGTCGTGAATATCACCAGCCGTAGCCTCGGATACGACTTCTTCTTGCGAGCGGTGCCGCAGGAGGGATCCGGCTCTGGGTTCGTCTACGACGAGGCGGGCCACATCGTCACGAACTTTCACGTGATCGAAAGGGCTCGAGAGGTCTATGTGACGTTCTTCGACGAGACCCGGGTCGAGGCTCAGGTGGTCGGCGTCGATCCTTCGAACGATTTGGCGGTAATCAAAGTGGATGTTCCCCGCGATTTGCTTCGGCCGATTCCCGTAGAAAGCTCGGACGATCTCCGGGTGGGGCGGTTCGTCGTCGCCATCGGCAATCCGTTCGGCCTCCAGCAAACCCTGACGACGGGTGTCGTGAGCTCGCTCGGCCGGGTCATCGAAGGCCCCGACGGGCGTTTCATCGGAGAGATCATCCAGACCGACGCCGCCATCAACCCCGGTAACTCCGGCGGCCCGCTTCTCGATCTCGACGGAGACGTCATCGGCGTCAACACCGCCATCATAAGTCCCAGCCAGGCCTCGGCCGGCATCGGGTTCGCTATCCCCTCGAGGACGCTGCGTCGAGTTCTGCCGGAGCTCATCGGTCGCGGACGCTACGCGCACCCCTGGTTGGGTGTGCGACTCATGAACGTGAGCGACAATCTGGCGACGCTTCTCAACCGTAACGGCGTGCGCACTCCTGGAGGCGGCGGCATCGTGGTATACGAGGTCGTCGGGCGTGGGCCGGCGGCGCGCGCCGGGATCCAGGGCCCGAGTCGACTCGGGCGTCTCGGGAACTTGACGATTCCTTTGGAAGCGGACTACATCCTCGCCATCGACGACGCGCCCATCAAGACGGATCGGGATCTGACCGTGCTGCTCGAGACTCGCTATCGGGTCGGCGACCGCGTGAAAGTGACGCTCTGGCGGGACGGTCGAGTCATGGAGGTCGACGTCGAGTTAGGAGAACGCCCCGAGTAG
- a CDS encoding YkgJ family cysteine cluster protein, with the protein MSPPVFAYPEGLHFTCSRCGDCCRGWNVALGPGEPESLRELDWKDKVPELVDVAPGTKFGPKYALTRKEDGSCIYLGKENQCLIHEHFGVLRKPLMCRLFPFGFLPVGDRVAVDVSFACKAVSEDRGAPLRERLPEWVCLLQGPPAQETGHAFSKKYRIEGELLWELEHGIVRLLSDPQETFLERIRAVSEFMRLAMTADPRTDAARRLREVMLAGVPKQLKERPIDLEPMNKTQRAVFFHLLFLMLNPTPPDLLGRSDTRASHDRVKAADAYRFRGNRPWIDNRVASATFGEIETVALGYLAEEGGRGEVERFLQAKIVGQRFLREGESEIPFVAAVPRLLLVYPMLLWTAKAFAAGDARRAVSREDARRALRLLDRSYGSVPLSALPSKQRKAWEFIIGETDLPFVASVEMSASDPS; encoded by the coding sequence GTGAGCCCGCCAGTCTTCGCTTATCCAGAGGGGCTGCATTTCACCTGCTCGCGCTGCGGCGACTGCTGCCGCGGATGGAACGTCGCGCTCGGCCCGGGCGAACCGGAGAGCCTGCGCGAGTTGGACTGGAAAGACAAAGTTCCCGAACTCGTCGACGTTGCGCCCGGTACGAAGTTCGGACCGAAGTACGCCCTGACCCGGAAAGAGGACGGCTCGTGCATCTACCTCGGAAAAGAGAACCAGTGTCTCATCCACGAACATTTCGGCGTCCTCCGAAAGCCGCTCATGTGCCGCCTGTTCCCCTTCGGGTTTCTTCCTGTAGGCGATCGGGTAGCGGTAGACGTCTCGTTCGCTTGCAAGGCCGTGAGCGAAGACCGAGGCGCTCCCTTGAGGGAACGTCTGCCCGAGTGGGTCTGTCTGCTGCAAGGCCCACCGGCTCAAGAGACGGGGCACGCATTCTCCAAGAAGTATCGGATCGAAGGCGAGCTTCTCTGGGAGTTGGAACATGGGATTGTGCGTCTCCTGTCGGACCCGCAGGAGACGTTCCTGGAACGAATCCGGGCTGTGTCGGAGTTCATGCGACTGGCGATGACGGCGGATCCGCGAACCGACGCCGCCAGGAGGCTTCGCGAGGTGATGTTGGCGGGCGTACCGAAGCAGCTGAAGGAGCGGCCCATCGACCTGGAGCCGATGAACAAGACCCAGCGCGCCGTGTTCTTCCATCTCCTGTTTCTCATGCTGAATCCGACGCCTCCCGATTTGCTCGGCCGAAGCGACACGCGAGCGTCCCACGACCGCGTGAAGGCGGCGGACGCCTACCGCTTCCGTGGGAACCGTCCATGGATCGACAATCGAGTGGCTTCGGCAACGTTTGGCGAGATCGAGACCGTAGCGCTCGGTTACCTCGCCGAGGAAGGGGGGAGAGGGGAAGTCGAGCGCTTCTTGCAGGCGAAGATCGTTGGCCAGCGATTCCTGCGCGAAGGGGAGTCGGAGATCCCTTTCGTCGCCGCCGTGCCCCGGCTGCTCCTGGTCTATCCGATGCTGCTCTGGACGGCCAAGGCGTTTGCCGCCGGAGACGCCCGCCGCGCCGTTTCACGGGAAGACGCACGCCGCGCGCTCCGGCTTCTCGACCGGAGCTACGGTTCGGTTCCTCTCTCTGCGCTTCCCTCGAAGCAGAGAAAGGCATGGGAGTTCATCATCGGCGAGACGGATCTACCATTCGTGGCATCGGTCGAGATGTC
- a CDS encoding iron ABC transporter substrate-binding protein, with amino-acid sequence MLLPGCGSSPQEPALTLYSGRSEALVAPLVDRFRSETQVDVRVRYGGTAELAALIIEEGDDTEADIYYGQDAGALGALAREGRLRELPRDTLERVDSRFRARDGRWVGVSGRARVLIYNTERVAESELPRSAMELTDSRFKRRLGWAPSNGSFQAFVTAMRVLEGDEATRGWLERMLANEPRSYPDNDGLFDATVRGEVDIGLTNHYYLLQFRSQASSDPPVRNYSPADGGAGALVNLAGVGIVTNTNEAEVAQRFVDFLLSRTSQIYFSERAFEYPLTIELADHPSSPPLSEIRTPELDLSELSDLVGTLELLHETGVL; translated from the coding sequence GTGCTTCTACCTGGTTGCGGATCATCGCCGCAAGAGCCTGCGCTAACTCTTTACTCGGGAAGAAGCGAGGCCCTCGTGGCGCCCCTCGTCGATCGATTTCGCTCGGAAACGCAGGTCGACGTACGAGTTCGTTACGGCGGTACGGCGGAGCTGGCGGCTCTCATCATCGAAGAGGGCGACGACACCGAAGCGGATATCTACTACGGCCAGGACGCTGGCGCGCTTGGGGCTCTCGCACGAGAGGGTCGTCTCCGGGAGCTTCCGCGAGACACTCTCGAGCGCGTCGATTCGCGCTTCCGCGCCCGTGACGGGCGCTGGGTCGGGGTCTCGGGCCGAGCCCGCGTCTTGATCTACAACACCGAGCGCGTTGCAGAAAGCGAGCTCCCGCGCTCCGCCATGGAGCTCACCGACTCCCGTTTCAAGAGGCGGCTTGGCTGGGCCCCGTCGAACGGATCGTTCCAGGCCTTCGTCACCGCGATGCGCGTCCTCGAAGGTGACGAAGCCACGCGAGGCTGGCTCGAGCGAATGCTGGCCAACGAGCCGCGCTCCTACCCCGACAACGACGGCCTCTTCGATGCGACTGTTCGGGGAGAAGTCGACATCGGCCTCACGAACCACTACTATCTCCTTCAGTTTCGAAGCCAGGCGAGCTCCGATCCACCCGTTCGCAACTACAGCCCTGCCGATGGCGGGGCCGGGGCGCTGGTGAACCTCGCCGGAGTCGGGATCGTCACGAACACGAACGAAGCCGAGGTCGCGCAGCGGTTCGTCGACTTCTTGCTCTCACGAACCAGTCAGATCTACTTCAGCGAGCGGGCGTTCGAGTACCCTCTGACGATCGAGCTCGCCGACCACCCATCCTCTCCCCCGTTGTCGGAGATCAGAACGCCCGAGCTCGACTTGAGCGAGCTGAGCGACCTGGTCGGTACTCTCGAGCTCCTGCACGAAACGGGCGTTCTGTAG
- a CDS encoding peptidyl-alpha-hydroxyglycine alpha-amidating lyase family protein — translation MSLVQARKSTILFCATLLLASCVTQSERPEARAEGAPTPTGNPITGEGLPNPTPQVTRNWGTLPEGREWGSTAGIDIDPIDGHIWAYERCGAGTFGAGTPINCDNNPVDPIFKFDRNTGEVLANFGGGTMVTPHGIHVDAGGNVWVTDFAGNEEKTKGHQVHKFSPEGELLMSLGTAGQAGSGPNQFNQPNDVITAPDGSIFVADGHSGQGMTTNQEMEEGRAAGLTARIVKLSADGTYIKEWGQIGVRHGEFRTPHALAFDSQGRLWVADRGNHRIEIFDQDGNYLESRYLYGRISGLFIKDDLVYAIDSESSPTNHPNWRNGVRVGPVDGDHITAFIPPFERENRVYQGTAGEGVAVDADGNVYAAEGPNSLEQAGGAFTKYSVTK, via the coding sequence ATGTCACTGGTGCAAGCCCGGAAGTCTACGATCCTCTTTTGTGCAACGCTCCTCTTGGCGAGCTGCGTCACGCAATCCGAACGTCCGGAGGCGAGAGCGGAAGGGGCGCCGACGCCCACCGGGAACCCGATCACGGGAGAAGGGTTGCCCAACCCAACCCCCCAGGTGACCCGAAACTGGGGCACGCTGCCCGAAGGCAGAGAGTGGGGCTCGACCGCGGGTATCGACATCGACCCAATCGACGGGCACATCTGGGCATACGAGCGCTGCGGCGCGGGCACGTTCGGTGCGGGAACCCCGATCAACTGCGACAACAATCCGGTGGACCCGATCTTCAAGTTCGACCGAAACACCGGGGAGGTGCTCGCCAACTTCGGCGGCGGCACCATGGTCACGCCGCACGGAATTCACGTCGACGCCGGCGGGAATGTGTGGGTGACGGATTTCGCCGGTAACGAGGAGAAGACCAAAGGGCACCAGGTGCACAAATTCAGTCCTGAGGGCGAGCTCCTGATGAGCCTCGGCACCGCGGGGCAGGCGGGCTCCGGCCCCAACCAGTTCAACCAGCCCAACGACGTCATCACCGCGCCGGATGGGAGCATCTTCGTGGCCGATGGCCACAGCGGTCAGGGTATGACGACGAACCAGGAGATGGAGGAGGGCCGCGCCGCGGGATTGACCGCCCGCATCGTCAAGTTGTCCGCCGACGGCACTTACATCAAGGAATGGGGTCAGATCGGCGTCCGGCATGGTGAGTTCCGGACGCCACACGCTCTCGCGTTCGATTCGCAAGGTAGGCTCTGGGTCGCCGACCGCGGAAATCACCGCATCGAAATCTTCGACCAGGATGGCAATTATCTCGAATCGCGGTACCTGTACGGACGCATCAGCGGCCTCTTCATCAAAGACGACCTGGTTTATGCGATCGACTCCGAGTCGAGCCCGACCAACCACCCCAACTGGCGGAATGGCGTCCGCGTCGGGCCGGTGGACGGGGACCACATCACTGCCTTCATCCCGCCGTTCGAGCGGGAGAACAGGGTCTATCAGGGCACCGCGGGCGAGGGCGTCGCCGTCGACGCAGACGGCAACGTCTACGCCGCGGAAGGCCCCAACTCGCTGGAACAGGCCGGTGGCGCGTTCACCAAATACTCGGTAACCAAGTAA
- the cofE gene encoding coenzyme F420-0:L-glutamate ligase: MASRIEILGVRGLPEIRPGDDIARMLLDACEREGLALIEGDVLVVTQKIVSKSEGRLVSLAEVEPSALARRYAESFAKDSREVDVVLREAKRILRMDHGVLITETAHGFVCANSGVDASNLESRDQIALLPIDPDRSAAELRRRIEEASETRVAVVISDTFGRPWREGATNVAIGISGLAPLADHRGRLDSAGRALLTTVVAVADELAAAAELVMGKLDRVPVAIIRGYAFTPAEAGIDELLRKREHDLFR; this comes from the coding sequence ATGGCAAGTCGCATCGAGATTCTGGGCGTTCGCGGCCTTCCAGAGATACGCCCGGGCGACGACATCGCTCGAATGCTGCTCGACGCATGCGAGCGCGAAGGTCTCGCTCTCATCGAGGGTGACGTTCTCGTCGTCACTCAGAAGATCGTCTCGAAGTCCGAAGGGAGGCTCGTTTCGCTTGCCGAAGTCGAGCCCTCGGCGCTGGCCCGACGCTACGCCGAGAGCTTCGCCAAGGACTCCCGGGAAGTGGACGTCGTCCTGAGAGAAGCAAAGCGCATCTTGCGGATGGACCACGGCGTGCTCATCACCGAGACCGCGCATGGCTTCGTCTGTGCGAACTCGGGTGTGGACGCATCGAACCTCGAATCGCGCGATCAGATTGCCCTTCTTCCCATCGATCCCGATCGTTCCGCCGCCGAGCTCAGGCGCCGCATCGAGGAGGCGTCAGAGACGAGGGTCGCCGTCGTCATCTCCGACACGTTCGGCCGACCGTGGAGGGAAGGAGCGACCAACGTTGCCATTGGAATCAGCGGCCTGGCGCCCTTGGCCGATCACCGCGGCCGTCTCGACTCGGCGGGTCGGGCGCTTTTGACCACCGTCGTGGCCGTCGCCGACGAGCTCGCGGCCGCCGCCGAGCTCGTCATGGGGAAGCTCGATCGCGTGCCGGTCGCCATCATACGGGGTTATGCTTTCACTCCGGCCGAGGCCGGAATCGACGAGCTCCTTCGCAAGCGGGAGCACGATCTCTTCAGATGA
- a CDS encoding M20 family metallopeptidase has protein sequence MKEHDPELAARLVAVRRDLHRHPELAFEERRTAERIASELDRIGIPYRAEVAETGIVAEIDGPSGPKIALRADMDALPIQEETGLPFASVNQGVMHACGHDAHVTMVLGAAEILANEGSLPAPVRILFQPAEERGSGAKAMIDAGALEDVAMIFGGHVDRGYSTGQIVVHAGAVNASTDGFRIQIDGKGAHAARPHEGVDAVVVGSLLVTALQSVVAREVNPAHAAVVTVGRFEAGTAANVLASRAILEGTIRTLEPSVRERVMASVERMARSIAEAQAASLRVSFVEGTPAVLNSPEMAALARRAALDVVGADNTVELHTPNMGGEDFAYFLEKVPGCYVRLGVRAPGTEAHPAHSSRFDVDEGVLLVGARFFSQLAMTAGASLHDG, from the coding sequence ATGAAAGAACACGACCCCGAGCTTGCCGCACGGCTCGTAGCCGTTCGGCGCGATCTGCACCGCCACCCCGAGCTCGCTTTCGAAGAACGGCGCACCGCCGAACGGATCGCTTCCGAGCTCGACCGCATTGGTATCCCCTACCGAGCCGAGGTCGCCGAGACCGGAATCGTCGCCGAAATCGACGGGCCATCGGGCCCGAAGATCGCCCTTCGTGCCGACATGGACGCTCTTCCCATCCAGGAGGAGACCGGGCTTCCCTTCGCCTCGGTAAACCAAGGCGTGATGCACGCCTGCGGGCATGACGCCCACGTCACGATGGTGCTCGGGGCCGCCGAGATTCTGGCGAACGAGGGAAGCTTGCCCGCGCCGGTTCGCATCCTGTTTCAGCCCGCGGAAGAAAGGGGCAGCGGGGCCAAGGCGATGATCGATGCGGGCGCGCTCGAGGACGTCGCCATGATCTTCGGCGGCCACGTCGACCGCGGCTACTCGACGGGCCAGATCGTGGTCCACGCCGGAGCGGTCAACGCGTCGACCGATGGCTTCCGAATCCAGATCGACGGCAAGGGAGCTCACGCCGCGCGGCCTCACGAGGGCGTGGACGCCGTGGTGGTCGGCAGCTTGCTGGTTACGGCGCTCCAGAGCGTGGTCGCACGCGAGGTGAACCCCGCTCACGCCGCCGTCGTCACCGTGGGACGGTTCGAGGCGGGCACGGCAGCAAATGTGCTGGCCTCACGGGCCATTCTGGAAGGGACGATCCGCACGCTCGAGCCGTCCGTCCGGGAACGCGTGATGGCGTCTGTCGAGCGAATGGCTCGATCGATCGCCGAAGCGCAGGCCGCGAGCCTTCGTGTCTCGTTTGTCGAGGGAACTCCCGCGGTGTTGAACTCTCCCGAGATGGCCGCCCTCGCTCGACGAGCGGCGCTCGACGTGGTGGGCGCCGACAACACCGTCGAATTGCACACTCCCAATATGGGCGGTGAGGATTTCGCATACTTCCTCGAGAAGGTCCCAGGATGTTACGTCCGGCTCGGTGTACGCGCGCCAGGAACGGAGGCCCATCCCGCTCACTCGAGCCGGTTCGACGTCGACGAGGGTGTGCTTCTCGTCGGCGCCCGGTTCTTCAGCCAACTCGCGATGACCGCGGGGGCCTCACTGCACGATGGTTAG
- a CDS encoding NAD(P)-binding domain-containing protein, translating into MKEALAILGGTGKLGKGLVTRWARAGRPIVVGSRDAEKGRMAAGELRQKVPGSEIQGTSNRDAAESAGIIVSALPHQSHLEILAELGEALEGKLLIVTTIAWPPRLSGEPSAAEAVRERLGTTSQIVAAFQTVSARTLAREHSEPEDVLVFSDDEPARRESCALVDETGLRGIDAGPLQGARAAEAMTGILLAINRRYRVPFSGIRITGLGSS; encoded by the coding sequence ATGAAAGAGGCGTTGGCGATCTTGGGCGGCACGGGGAAGCTGGGCAAAGGTCTCGTCACGCGCTGGGCGCGGGCGGGCCGACCCATCGTCGTCGGCTCCCGGGATGCCGAAAAGGGCCGAATGGCCGCGGGGGAGCTGCGCCAGAAGGTGCCGGGCTCAGAAATCCAGGGTACCTCGAATCGTGACGCGGCCGAGAGTGCCGGCATCATCGTTTCGGCGCTTCCTCACCAGAGCCATCTCGAGATCCTGGCCGAGCTCGGTGAGGCCCTCGAGGGCAAACTGCTGATCGTCACCACGATCGCTTGGCCTCCCCGGCTCTCGGGAGAGCCGTCAGCCGCCGAGGCGGTCCGCGAAAGGTTGGGGACGACTTCCCAGATTGTTGCCGCGTTTCAGACCGTCTCCGCAAGGACGCTTGCCCGGGAGCACTCCGAGCCGGAGGACGTGCTGGTCTTCTCCGACGACGAACCCGCCCGCCGGGAGAGCTGCGCTCTGGTGGACGAGACCGGGCTGCGCGGCATCGACGCCGGTCCACTTCAGGGCGCACGGGCGGCGGAAGCCATGACCGGTATTCTTCTCGCAATCAACCGGCGCTACCGCGTCCCCTTCTCCGGGATTCGCATTACCGGACTGGGCTCCTCGTGA
- a CDS encoding class I SAM-dependent methyltransferase: protein MPANNMLHAVIEKLSNYPRLFLFCRGLFESNFIVIRSTIREHLGSSPERRVIDVACGPGAFSDLFDEGSYTGIDLNPNYVRYAREHYRGTFELQDARALDFPQGSFDDALVYGLLHHLDDVDVGRVANSLRRVVRPAGRILVIEDVPTESRLNLVGHLLHCVENGHYIRPAERYHALLEPHFRIEEERQFRSGVCDYYLARLINDEEP from the coding sequence ATGCCTGCCAACAACATGCTGCACGCTGTCATCGAAAAACTCTCCAACTACCCTCGGCTCTTCCTTTTCTGCCGAGGACTCTTCGAGAGTAATTTTATCGTCATAAGAAGCACGATTCGCGAGCATCTCGGCTCGAGTCCCGAACGGAGGGTCATCGACGTTGCCTGCGGTCCCGGCGCTTTCTCCGACCTGTTCGACGAAGGAAGCTACACCGGAATCGATCTCAACCCCAACTACGTGAGATATGCCCGAGAGCATTATCGAGGAACGTTCGAGCTGCAGGACGCTCGCGCGCTCGATTTCCCCCAGGGCTCGTTCGACGACGCGCTCGTCTACGGTCTCCTGCATCACCTCGACGATGTCGATGTGGGCAGGGTCGCCAATAGCCTGAGACGCGTCGTGCGCCCGGCGGGCCGCATCCTCGTCATCGAGGACGTCCCCACGGAGTCTCGTTTGAATCTTGTGGGCCACCTGCTCCACTGCGTCGAAAACGGGCACTACATCCGGCCCGCCGAAAGGTACCACGCGTTGCTCGAGCCGCACTTCCGAATCGAGGAGGAAAGGCAGTTCCGGAGCGGTGTTTGCGACTATTACCTGGCGCGTCTCATCAACGACGAAGAGCCATGA